CATGGCGGGCGGCCGGGTCGGCAGGTTGGTGACGTTGGCGAAACCGGCGAGGTGACGGGTGCGGCCGAGCACGAACCCGAGCGCGGCGTAGGCGTCCAGCCGCCCGCCGAGGTAGGGGTGGTCGGACAGCGTGAAGAGGTCCAGCCCGTCACGGTCGGCCTGCTGGGTCAGGCGCAGCAACTCGGGTATGTCGTCGAGCCCCGGATGCGTGCCGAACCCGAAGACGACATCATGGTGGGACATTGCCCCGCCTTTCACAAAAGGACAACAGTTCGTGTCACGAACCATATTAGTTCGTGACACGAACTGCAACCCTCAGTGCGACCTGTCCGGCTCCACGAAGACGGCGGGCACCTTGTTGTCCGTCACCACCCGGCCGAGCAGGGCGGCCAGCGCGTCGCGCTCGTCCGCCGCCATCCGGGAGGTCAGCTCCGCCACGCGGCGGCAGGTCTCGGCGTAGAACTCGTCGGCGAGCCTGGCCCCCCGCGCGGTCAGTCGCACCCGCACCGCCCGCGAGTCCTGCGGATCGGGTCTGCGCTCCACCAGGCCGTTGCGCTCGCTGCGATCCACCAGGCCGGTCAGACTGGACTTGGCCAGGCCGAGCACCGCACCCAGGTCACCCATCCCGTACGGGCGCGCCATCAGCACGCACAGCAGCTGCCCCTGCTGCTGGGTGAGGCCGTACTCGCGGGCGGAGCCCTCGTACACGGCGTTCACCAGGAACGTGGACCGCACCAGCGCGGCCACCACCCCGATCGGGCCGTCGGCTTGCTCATTCACCGGCCAAGAATAGCAAAATTCGCGACACGAACTATGCCGGGTGCGAGACTCCGCCGCGCACCAGGGTGCTGTCGGCCAGGTGCATGACGGCGTCCGCGCCGTCGAGCATCGCGGCGTCGAGAGGGAAGTAGCCGTTCCGCTGCGGCCCCGTGTCGGTGCGGGTGCGGGCGCTGCCGGGCAGGTCGGCGGGGGCCAGGCCCCAGGTGGTGAACCGGGCCTGCAGGTGGCCTTCGAACGTGTCCTGGTCCGGCTCGGTGACGCCGATGGGCTCGCTGCGGCCCAGGCTGCCGGCGACGAAGGCGTACCGGTCGCCCAGCAGGTGCGCGACCAGGGCGCCCGCGCCGATCCAGCGCAGCTCCAGGCCGGGCACGCTCATGCTGCTCGTGCTCTTCTGCAGGTGGGAGTTGTGCGCGTGGACCAGTGTCGGCCCGCGCCCGGCCTCGATGGCGCGGAGGTCGAGGAGGTTCTGGGCCATGATCGCGTCGCGGGTGGCGGACAGGCGGGTGACCCGCTCGTTCTGGTCGAGGGGCACGGCCGCCTGCTTGTGGTAGCGGAGCAGGGCGAGGCCGGCGGTGAGGTGCGTCCTGGCCCTGAGCCAGGCGGCGCGCGAGCCGGCCGCCGGCTCGCGGGCGTCCAGGGCGGCGAGCAGGTCGCCGGCGATCGCACGCAGGCGGCGGGCCTCCGCGCTCGCGCCCGGCGACCTCGCCGGGTCCATGATCGCTTCGGTACGGCTCCAGCGCTCGTCGTCACCCGCGCCGACGGCGAGATCGAGGTCGAGGCCCAGGTAGTCGCGGGCGTGTTCGAGGTAGG
The nucleotide sequence above comes from Nonomuraea gerenzanensis. Encoded proteins:
- a CDS encoding MarR family winged helix-turn-helix transcriptional regulator, which produces MNEQADGPIGVVAALVRSTFLVNAVYEGSAREYGLTQQQGQLLCVLMARPYGMGDLGAVLGLAKSSLTGLVDRSERNGLVERRPDPQDSRAVRVRLTARGARLADEFYAETCRRVAELTSRMAADERDALAALLGRVVTDNKVPAVFVEPDRSH
- a CDS encoding erythromycin esterase family protein, with translation MSQDIRDFIATSCDLLALGEPTHAVPAFGHVRNALLAQLAEHGFRSIALETDRVAALAVDDYVREGIGDLDTVLTEGFSHGWGAMEANRELVTWMREHNRNRPPQDRLAFHGFDAPTENFSAPSPRPYLEHARDYLGLDLDLAVGAGDDERWSRTEAIMDPARSPGASAEARRLRAIAGDLLAALDAREPAAGSRAAWLRARTHLTAGLALLRYHKQAAVPLDQNERVTRLSATRDAIMAQNLLDLRAIEAGRGPTLVHAHNSHLQKSTSSMSVPGLELRWIGAGALVAHLLGDRYAFVAGSLGRSEPIGVTEPDQDTFEGHLQARFTTWGLAPADLPGSARTRTDTGPQRNGYFPLDAAMLDGADAVMHLADSTLVRGGVSHPA